From the genome of Dehalobacter sp. 12DCB1, one region includes:
- a CDS encoding NFACT RNA binding domain-containing protein: MALDSITLYHLLKELKPTLVGTRIDKVQQPEKEEVHLLLRSPGKNLRLLLNAGSTSARLHLTGQNKKNPVSPPMFCMILRKHLEGGKIIEINQCGLERIITVTIQNYNERGDLQDYQLTLEIMGKHSNLILVDPQTNVILDGIRRYSHLLSRHREVLPGRLYISPPSQHKAEAVTDEQEWMAVILGYPLDRKVCDVLVNLFDGISPELAKELILRASLEPDVLLDNCGQIDLSRLFQAYSFFLLTKQDTATDPCVYYQSGRDKNMPAAFTFIPYVQYEGLKLQKTLFLNDAVDLYYTQKMTGQKNDAKKGSLRKVVQDHFVHISKKDVIYYDTIAKAEKGLEYQKLGELLTANLYKLSPGMKEIAVEDYTDPDYKSIRISLDPNLTGINNAQHYYKIYNKAKATIKKTAPLQKAAQEEMNYLQTLALSIDQAEDDIELNEIYQELIDQGYIKKQDRNQTKKRQAAGREQNSISQPHVYLSKSGRPILVGRNNKQNDRMTWREAKPGDLWLHVKNIPGSHIIVPLSEEEEFPDDNTLLDAAALAIYFSQARGSSHVPVDYTHVRQIKKPRGAKPGMVVYEQNWSLLLTPEPDAIERLLATEQ, from the coding sequence ATGGCCCTTGACAGTATTACACTCTATCATCTTCTGAAAGAACTTAAGCCAACTCTGGTTGGAACGCGTATAGATAAAGTCCAGCAGCCTGAAAAAGAGGAGGTCCATCTTCTACTGCGAAGTCCCGGAAAAAATTTGCGTCTGCTGTTAAATGCCGGCAGCACTTCCGCCAGATTGCATCTGACTGGGCAAAATAAAAAAAATCCTGTCTCACCTCCGATGTTCTGCATGATTCTGCGCAAACATCTTGAAGGCGGCAAGATTATTGAAATCAATCAGTGTGGACTGGAACGCATCATTACCGTGACGATACAGAATTACAATGAAAGAGGTGATCTTCAAGATTATCAACTTACCCTGGAAATCATGGGTAAACACAGCAATCTGATTCTAGTCGATCCTCAGACCAACGTCATTCTAGATGGAATCAGACGGTATTCCCATCTCCTGAGTAGGCACCGGGAAGTGCTTCCCGGAAGATTGTATATCTCACCGCCTTCCCAGCATAAAGCTGAAGCGGTCACTGATGAACAAGAATGGATGGCAGTCATCCTCGGGTACCCGCTTGACCGGAAAGTCTGTGATGTCCTGGTGAATCTGTTTGACGGCATCAGCCCTGAACTAGCCAAAGAGCTTATTCTGAGGGCTAGTCTTGAGCCAGATGTGCTTCTTGACAACTGTGGGCAAATTGACCTGAGCCGTCTTTTCCAGGCTTATTCCTTTTTCCTTCTGACCAAACAGGATACAGCCACTGATCCGTGCGTATATTATCAGTCCGGGCGGGACAAGAACATGCCAGCTGCTTTTACCTTTATTCCGTATGTACAGTACGAAGGTCTCAAACTTCAGAAAACATTGTTCCTAAATGACGCGGTAGATCTGTATTACACCCAAAAAATGACCGGTCAAAAGAATGACGCCAAAAAAGGCTCGCTCCGCAAGGTTGTCCAGGATCATTTTGTCCACATCAGCAAGAAAGACGTTATCTATTATGATACAATTGCCAAGGCTGAAAAAGGGCTGGAATATCAAAAACTCGGAGAACTTTTGACAGCCAATCTCTATAAGCTTTCACCCGGTATGAAAGAAATTGCCGTAGAAGACTACACCGATCCCGATTATAAATCTATTAGGATTTCACTTGATCCAAACCTGACCGGCATCAATAATGCTCAGCACTACTATAAAATCTACAATAAGGCCAAAGCAACGATCAAAAAAACCGCACCTCTACAGAAAGCTGCCCAGGAAGAAATGAATTATCTCCAGACACTAGCTCTAAGCATTGACCAGGCTGAAGATGATATCGAACTTAATGAGATCTATCAGGAACTGATCGATCAGGGATATATCAAAAAACAGGACAGGAACCAGACGAAAAAGAGACAAGCTGCCGGAAGAGAACAGAATTCTATTTCTCAGCCACATGTCTATCTGTCAAAAAGTGGCAGACCGATTTTGGTCGGACGCAACAATAAGCAGAATGACCGGATGACCTGGCGGGAAGCGAAGCCGGGTGATTTATGGCTTCACGTCAAGAATATTCCGGGTTCCCATATCATTGTTCCTCTATCTGAAGAGGAGGAGTTCCCGGACGATAATACCTTACTCGATGCCGCAGCACTGGCCATTTATTTCAGCCAGGCCAGGGGGTCTTCCCATGTCCCTGTCGACTATACTCACGTCCGGCAAATCAAAAAACCCCGGGGGGCTAAACCCGGGATGGTTGTTTATGAGCAAAACTGGTCTCTTCTGCTGACACCGGAGCCGGATGCTATCGAGCGGCTCCTAGCTACCGAACAATAG
- a CDS encoding calcium-transporting P-type ATPase, PMR1-type has translation MQRQVWHILTGGEICKGFKVDSEKGLSDREVSRRLAEFGPNSLVVKKGVNPVFLFLGQFKDFMVVVLMVATLISGLLGEIADAVTILAIVFLNAVLGFIQEYKAERSMELLRSLTAPEAMVLRNSKAAKVPAPDLVPGDIVILEAGDRIPADIRWLNTLNIRVEESALTGESQPVTKMNQPLTNEYSPVADRKNMGYMGTVVVNGRGLGIVIATGMNTEMGMIAGMIQEVKEEETPLQKRLSQLGKWLVSISLAVCVVVMVTGILQGESFEKMFFAGVSLAVAAIPEGLPAIVTVALAIGVQRMVKRNAVIRKLPAVETLGCATVICSDKTGTLTQNEMTVRRIFCDNQVITLTGQGYDPKGDYHGADPYKDKGPLKELLRCAALCNNAVLTKKGIQVAGLFRGKSQDSIWGIEGDPTEGALLVAAAKAGVWREALERKEQRVAEIPFESERKRMTVIYKSKEEYKAYVKGAPDVILELCSREMTKDGVVELTSERRKQILFYNDEMASHALRVLALGWKDVRRGEPNGDVENNLIFLGLAGMIDPPRTSAVKAIKVCQAAGIKPVMITGDHKLTAQAVAKELGIIRGFYERVVTGIELDQMTDEDLSDMVMNISVFARVAPRDKLRIVRALKKNGQIVAMTGDGVNDAPAVKEADIGVAMGQTGTDVTKEASAMVISDDNFAAIVAAVEEGRGIYDNIRKFIRYLLSCNLGEVLTMFLGTLTGLPLPLLPIQILWVNLVTDGLPAMALGVDGTEPDIMKRVPRQPQESVFARGLGQKILIRGTIIGLATLFVFVIGLWYGVGLLAARTMAFTTLVFSQLFHVFDCKSERRGIFEVGIFSNPLLVVAVAISVTMQLSVIYLPALQAIFKTTALVGWQWFVILVAACGPSLIIGLTRLIRNRYQPAKSSPNFSFKKSVH, from the coding sequence ATGCAGCGGCAAGTTTGGCACATATTAACCGGCGGAGAAATATGCAAAGGATTTAAAGTAGATTCTGAAAAGGGTCTTAGTGATAGGGAAGTCAGCCGGCGGCTGGCGGAATTTGGTCCGAATTCTCTGGTTGTAAAAAAAGGGGTTAACCCGGTTTTCTTATTTTTGGGTCAGTTTAAGGATTTCATGGTTGTGGTGTTGATGGTTGCCACACTAATTTCAGGTCTGCTCGGGGAAATTGCCGATGCAGTAACGATTCTGGCTATTGTTTTTCTGAATGCAGTGCTCGGCTTTATTCAGGAATATAAAGCCGAAAGGTCTATGGAATTACTACGTTCTCTAACGGCACCTGAGGCGATGGTTCTGCGGAATAGCAAAGCGGCAAAGGTGCCTGCTCCCGATTTGGTTCCAGGGGACATCGTTATCCTGGAAGCAGGGGATCGTATACCTGCCGATATACGATGGCTGAATACCTTAAACATCCGCGTGGAAGAATCAGCACTGACCGGCGAATCCCAACCGGTCACCAAAATGAACCAGCCTTTGACGAATGAATACAGTCCAGTAGCTGACCGGAAGAATATGGGTTATATGGGGACCGTAGTTGTAAACGGAAGGGGACTTGGAATCGTTATTGCCACAGGCATGAATACTGAGATGGGTATGATCGCCGGAATGATTCAGGAGGTGAAGGAAGAAGAGACACCTCTCCAAAAAAGGCTTTCTCAGCTTGGCAAATGGCTGGTTTCAATCAGTCTTGCCGTCTGTGTTGTTGTTATGGTGACAGGAATTTTACAAGGAGAAAGCTTTGAAAAGATGTTTTTTGCCGGCGTATCGTTGGCAGTCGCTGCGATCCCTGAAGGTCTTCCGGCAATTGTTACGGTTGCACTGGCAATCGGTGTGCAGCGGATGGTCAAACGCAACGCAGTGATCCGTAAGCTTCCAGCCGTGGAAACCCTGGGTTGTGCGACTGTAATCTGTTCAGACAAGACCGGAACGCTGACCCAAAATGAAATGACAGTCCGGCGGATCTTCTGCGATAACCAGGTCATTACGCTGACAGGTCAAGGCTATGATCCCAAAGGGGATTATCATGGCGCCGACCCGTATAAGGATAAAGGCCCCCTGAAAGAACTCCTCAGGTGCGCGGCTCTGTGCAATAATGCTGTATTAACCAAGAAAGGGATCCAAGTGGCAGGGCTTTTCAGAGGCAAAAGTCAGGACAGTATCTGGGGGATTGAAGGTGATCCCACGGAGGGGGCCCTTCTGGTTGCGGCCGCAAAAGCTGGAGTATGGCGGGAGGCTTTGGAACGGAAGGAACAAAGGGTTGCGGAAATCCCTTTTGAATCGGAACGGAAACGGATGACGGTTATTTATAAGAGTAAAGAGGAATATAAAGCCTACGTCAAAGGAGCTCCGGATGTTATTCTGGAACTATGCTCGCGGGAGATGACGAAAGATGGCGTGGTGGAACTGACTTCTGAAAGAAGAAAGCAAATCCTATTTTACAATGACGAGATGGCATCCCATGCACTCAGGGTTCTGGCGCTTGGGTGGAAAGATGTCCGGCGCGGCGAACCAAACGGTGATGTGGAAAATAATCTGATATTCTTAGGCTTGGCCGGGATGATCGACCCGCCACGTACCAGTGCTGTCAAAGCAATAAAAGTATGTCAGGCTGCCGGGATCAAGCCAGTCATGATTACCGGAGACCATAAGCTGACAGCGCAGGCTGTCGCGAAAGAACTTGGGATCATTCGCGGATTTTATGAACGGGTGGTTACCGGAATAGAACTAGATCAAATGACAGATGAAGATCTAAGTGACATGGTCATGAATATTTCGGTGTTTGCCCGGGTCGCACCAAGGGATAAGCTTAGAATCGTCAGGGCTTTAAAAAAGAACGGCCAAATTGTGGCAATGACCGGAGACGGTGTCAATGATGCCCCCGCTGTGAAAGAAGCTGATATCGGGGTCGCCATGGGGCAGACCGGAACCGATGTCACCAAAGAGGCCTCGGCTATGGTAATCTCTGACGATAATTTTGCGGCGATCGTCGCAGCGGTCGAAGAAGGAAGAGGAATTTATGACAATATCCGAAAGTTTATCCGGTACCTTCTTTCCTGCAATCTCGGAGAAGTGCTGACCATGTTTCTGGGAACGCTTACAGGGTTACCCCTGCCTTTACTGCCAATACAGATTCTCTGGGTCAATCTGGTTACGGACGGTCTGCCGGCGATGGCTTTGGGGGTGGATGGAACAGAGCCGGATATCATGAAGAGGGTTCCGCGTCAACCGCAGGAAAGTGTATTTGCGCGGGGATTAGGGCAAAAGATTCTGATCAGGGGAACGATTATTGGTTTAGCGACACTTTTTGTATTTGTCATCGGTTTATGGTATGGCGTCGGCCTTTTAGCGGCACGAACTATGGCGTTTACCACGCTTGTTTTTTCTCAGCTTTTCCATGTTTTTGACTGCAAATCGGAACGCCGCGGAATCTTTGAGGTTGGTATATTCTCCAATCCATTGCTGGTCGTGGCAGTCGCGATTTCAGTAACGATGCAGCTCTCGGTCATCTATCTTCCGGCTTTGCAGGCAATTTTCAAAACCACAGCGCTGGTCGGCTGGCAATGGTTTGTGATTCTGGTGGCTGCCTGCGGACCCAGCTTAATCATTGGCCTGACACGACTTATTCGGAACAGATATCAGCCAGCTAAATCCAGCCCAAATTTTAGCTTCAAAAAAAGCGTTCACTAA
- the pyrE gene encoding orotate phosphoribosyltransferase, translating to MSDHSTTERLNENDILDIFKETGALLQGHFLLTSGKHSARYMQCAQVLQYPRKAAVLGKELARKFEGMEIQTVIGPAMGGIVVAHEVGRNLGIKSIFTERQNGKMALRRGFKLEPGEKVLVVEDVITTGGSVKEVIDIVKEAGAVPVGVGVLVDRSGGKADFDGLLLHSLIQMNIEAYEPDDCPLCKQGILWEKPGSRGIK from the coding sequence GTGTCTGATCATTCAACGACTGAAAGATTAAATGAAAATGACATTCTCGATATTTTCAAGGAGACCGGAGCGTTGCTTCAAGGTCATTTTCTTCTTACTTCTGGGAAACACAGCGCGCGTTACATGCAGTGCGCCCAGGTACTTCAATATCCGAGGAAGGCTGCAGTTCTTGGGAAAGAGCTGGCCAGAAAATTTGAAGGAATGGAGATCCAAACCGTTATTGGTCCTGCGATGGGCGGGATTGTCGTCGCCCATGAGGTTGGTCGGAACTTAGGGATAAAATCAATCTTTACTGAAAGACAAAATGGGAAAATGGCGCTCAGGAGAGGCTTCAAGCTTGAACCCGGCGAAAAAGTCCTCGTGGTCGAAGATGTTATCACAACTGGCGGATCGGTGAAAGAAGTCATCGATATCGTCAAGGAAGCTGGTGCAGTTCCGGTCGGTGTAGGCGTGCTTGTGGATCGCAGCGGCGGCAAAGCTGATTTTGACGGACTTTTGCTGCATAGTCTGATTCAGATGAATATTGAGGCGTATGAGCCGGATGATTGCCCGCTTTGCAAGCAGGGTATCCTGTGGGAGAAACCTGGGAGCAGGGGAATAAAATAG
- the dapF gene encoding diaminopimelate epimerase has protein sequence MDFVKMHGLGNDFICLDHFLFPTGMDYAETAVQLCHRQFGVGGDGLIVILPSDVADARMRIFNPDGSEPEMCGNGIRCFAKYVYEAGYVQRDSLKVETLAGVLNVKLEICQGVVHHVTVSMGEPCLDPVKIPVMAGTDTALNQKLEAAGQEVIFSAVSMGNPHCIIFTEDLELLPFETLGPAIEKHPLFPRKTNVEFVKIDNSGEITVKVWERGAGPTLACGTGACASVVAAVLTGRTNRNVIVHLPGGDLKIEWQEGQQVHMTGPVVYVFRGSTLES, from the coding sequence ATGGATTTTGTGAAAATGCATGGTCTGGGAAACGATTTTATCTGCCTGGATCATTTTCTTTTTCCGACGGGTATGGATTATGCTGAAACTGCTGTCCAACTTTGCCACAGACAATTTGGCGTTGGCGGTGATGGTCTTATTGTGATTCTGCCTTCCGATGTAGCCGATGCAAGGATGAGGATATTTAATCCGGACGGTTCTGAACCGGAGATGTGCGGCAATGGCATACGCTGTTTTGCCAAATATGTTTATGAAGCCGGTTACGTTCAGAGAGATTCACTTAAGGTAGAAACGCTGGCTGGAGTTCTGAATGTCAAGCTGGAGATCTGCCAGGGAGTTGTGCACCATGTTACGGTTAGCATGGGTGAGCCGTGCCTTGATCCCGTTAAGATACCTGTTATGGCCGGAACGGATACTGCACTCAACCAAAAACTTGAGGCTGCCGGGCAGGAAGTTATTTTCTCGGCAGTATCAATGGGAAATCCGCATTGTATTATTTTTACCGAGGATCTGGAATTGCTTCCATTTGAAACGCTGGGTCCTGCGATCGAGAAACACCCGCTGTTTCCAAGAAAAACAAATGTGGAGTTTGTCAAAATAGATAATTCAGGTGAAATAACTGTCAAGGTGTGGGAACGCGGAGCCGGCCCAACGCTAGCCTGCGGAACGGGAGCTTGCGCATCTGTGGTTGCAGCAGTGCTGACTGGAAGAACCAACAGAAACGTGATCGTTCATTTGCCTGGGGGGGACCTGAAGATTGAATGGCAGGAAGGTCAGCAGGTCCACATGACGGGTCCCGTAGTCTATGTTTTCCGCGGAAGTACGCTTGAATCATAA